A region from the Volucribacter amazonae genome encodes:
- the metJ gene encoding met regulon transcriptional regulator MetJ — MANWDGKYISPYAEHGKKSEQVKKITVSIPIKVLEILTNERTRRQIRNLRHATNSELLCEAFLHAFTGQPLPTDEDLLKERHDEIPETAKQIMREMGINPDQWEY; from the coding sequence ATGGCGAATTGGGACGGAAAATATATTAGCCCCTATGCAGAGCATGGTAAAAAAAGTGAACAAGTAAAAAAAATTACCGTATCTATCCCCATTAAAGTCTTAGAAATTTTGACCAATGAACGCACACGCCGCCAAATCCGCAATCTTCGCCACGCTACCAATAGTGAATTACTGTGTGAGGCATTTCTGCACGCTTTTACAGGACAGCCCCTACCTACTGATGAAGATTTGCTTAAAGAGCGACATGATGAAATCCCTGAAACCGCAAAGCAAATTATGCGTGAAATGGG